A stretch of the Mycobacterium shigaense genome encodes the following:
- a CDS encoding family 2A encapsulin nanocompartment shell protein: protein MTSAQNESQALGDLGARQLANATKTVPQLSTITPRWLLHLLSFVPVEAGIYRVNRVVNPEQVAVTAQEGAARDTPLSETFVDYETSPREYTLRNISTLLDVSTRVSDLYSSPHDQVTQQLRLTIETIKERQEFELINSPEYGLLAQVTPEQTIQTLGGAPTPDDLDALITRVWKTPSFFLTHPQGIAAFGREATYRGVPPVVVSLFGAQFITWRGIPLIPSDKVPLEDGKTKIILVRTGEERQGVVGLFQPGLVGEQAPGLSVRFTGINQQAIARYLVTLYTSLAVLTDDALAVLDDVAVDQFHEYK, encoded by the coding sequence ATGACCTCGGCTCAGAACGAGTCTCAGGCACTGGGCGACCTCGGTGCAAGGCAGCTAGCGAATGCGACCAAGACGGTTCCGCAGCTGTCGACCATCACCCCGCGGTGGCTACTGCATCTGCTCAGCTTCGTGCCGGTGGAGGCCGGTATCTACCGGGTGAACCGGGTGGTCAACCCCGAGCAGGTCGCCGTCACGGCTCAGGAAGGCGCCGCTCGCGACACGCCGCTCTCGGAGACGTTCGTCGACTACGAGACCAGCCCCCGCGAGTACACGCTGCGAAACATCTCCACGCTGCTCGATGTCAGCACCCGGGTCTCCGACCTGTACTCCAGCCCGCACGACCAGGTCACCCAGCAGCTGCGCCTGACCATCGAGACCATCAAGGAGCGCCAGGAATTCGAGCTGATCAACAGCCCGGAGTACGGGTTGCTGGCGCAGGTGACCCCGGAGCAGACGATCCAGACTCTCGGCGGCGCCCCGACGCCAGACGACCTGGATGCGCTGATCACCCGGGTCTGGAAGACGCCGAGCTTTTTCCTGACCCACCCGCAGGGCATCGCCGCCTTCGGCCGCGAGGCCACGTACCGCGGCGTGCCGCCGGTCGTGGTCAGCCTGTTCGGCGCGCAGTTCATCACCTGGCGCGGTATTCCGCTGATTCCATCAGACAAGGTGCCCCTCGAGGACGGCAAGACCAAAATCATCCTGGTGCGCACCGGTGAGGAGCGTCAGGGCGTCGTCGGCCTGTTCCAGCCGGGCCTCGTAGGCGAGCAGGCGCCGGGTCTGTCGGTGCGGTTTACCGGCATCAACCAGCAGGCGATCGCCCGGTACCTGGTGACTCTGTACACCTCCTTGGCTGTCCTCACTGACGACGCTCTCGCCGTGCTCGACGACGTCGCTGTGGACCAGTTCCATGAGTACAAGTGA
- a CDS encoding TQXA domain-containing protein — MTVLSVSNRALVPVTTRRRVEARPATDLPTMTRYRGGTYSHTIDKIVFADGSTARTDLIRLHPNVDAYSLDFGGIAPHIPSRYRPGTWSALPHLRDRDYEVEVDWILRHSFPLVTTAELSQRLREAGYPLGPANISDHEAIAATQAAIWYLTNGLALDTQPLNVPVAEHRSAGGVITFEFDGEPQLGGYAVWTASDSPTTLRLQKSADGVDWRDVSGSQLTTVAARGRYQRSLGVGSTLSASSHGHHGRGYRHYRLIAEAEGGTPRIGRVQFWLTGTRQYRNTARVVHLYNYLLAGALEAHVETEDFGLDDSQATAADELVGPFRVHSPLTLEVTDGHALVDADGFAIDGVLEPGVDFYLRPAPSTTSTTVTGRPLHSFSGRVLTGVAPGAPDQFTPVALALPSDIAIHFEIRWNGDCDHC; from the coding sequence ATGACCGTGTTATCCGTATCCAACCGTGCATTGGTACCGGTGACGACGCGTCGGCGCGTCGAGGCCCGTCCCGCGACCGATCTACCGACGATGACGCGGTACCGCGGCGGCACCTACTCGCACACCATCGACAAGATCGTGTTCGCCGACGGGAGCACCGCGCGGACCGATTTGATCAGGTTGCACCCCAACGTGGATGCCTACTCCCTGGACTTCGGCGGCATTGCCCCACACATTCCGTCGCGCTACCGGCCAGGCACCTGGTCCGCGCTGCCCCACCTGCGCGACCGGGACTACGAGGTCGAGGTGGACTGGATCCTTCGGCACTCGTTCCCATTGGTGACCACCGCCGAGCTGAGTCAAAGGTTGCGCGAGGCCGGCTATCCGCTCGGGCCGGCGAACATCAGCGACCACGAGGCAATAGCCGCCACCCAGGCCGCGATCTGGTATCTGACCAACGGCCTCGCCCTGGACACCCAGCCGCTGAATGTGCCTGTGGCAGAACACCGTAGCGCCGGAGGAGTGATCACCTTCGAGTTCGACGGCGAACCGCAACTCGGCGGCTACGCGGTGTGGACCGCCTCGGACAGCCCCACCACGTTGCGACTGCAAAAGTCCGCGGATGGGGTTGACTGGCGCGACGTGTCCGGTTCACAACTGACCACAGTCGCGGCCAGGGGTCGCTACCAGCGATCGCTCGGGGTGGGCAGCACCCTGTCGGCCAGCAGTCACGGGCACCACGGACGCGGCTATCGCCACTACCGGCTCATCGCGGAGGCCGAGGGCGGCACACCCCGAATCGGCCGCGTGCAGTTCTGGCTCACCGGCACCCGGCAGTACCGCAACACCGCCCGAGTCGTCCATCTGTACAACTACCTGCTGGCCGGCGCCCTCGAAGCCCACGTCGAAACCGAAGACTTCGGCCTCGACGACAGCCAGGCCACCGCCGCGGACGAACTCGTCGGACCATTCCGAGTGCATAGCCCACTGACGCTCGAGGTCACCGACGGTCACGCGCTGGTTGATGCCGACGGCTTCGCCATCGACGGGGTCCTCGAGCCGGGAGTTGATTTCTATCTCCGCCCCGCTCCGAGTACGACGTCGACAACGGTGACCGGGCGACCCCTGCACAGCTTCTCCGGCCGGGTCCTGACCGGTGTGGCGCCCGGCGCCCCCGACCAATTCACTCCCGTCGCCCTCGCGTTACCTTCTGACATTGCAATCCACTTCGAGATTCGCTGGAATGGCGACTGTGACCATTGCTGA
- the cysK gene encoding cysteine synthase A — protein sequence MTIAENITQLIGNTPLVRLNRVTDGAGADVVAKLESFNPANSVKDRLGVALIDAAEDAGLIRPDTIILEPTSGNTGIALAVVAAARGYKLVLTMPETMSVERRKLLRALGAELILTPGAEGMPGAIAKAEELAKTDQRYFVPQQFENPANPAIHRRTTAEEVWRDTDGKIDFFVAGVGTGGTITGVAQVIKERKPSVRFVAVEPAASPVLSGGEKGPHPIQGIGAGFVPPVLDLDLVDEIIPVGNEDAINYSRRLAREEGLLAGISSGAAVVAALQVARRPENAGKLIVVVLPDFGERYLSTPLFADVAD from the coding sequence GTGACCATTGCTGAAAACATCACCCAACTGATCGGCAACACCCCCCTGGTTCGGCTGAACCGGGTCACCGACGGAGCAGGCGCGGATGTCGTTGCCAAGCTGGAGTCGTTCAACCCCGCCAACAGCGTCAAAGACCGCCTGGGCGTGGCCTTGATCGACGCCGCCGAGGACGCGGGTCTGATTAGGCCGGACACCATCATTCTGGAGCCCACGAGCGGGAACACCGGCATCGCGCTGGCGGTGGTGGCCGCCGCGCGCGGGTACAAGCTGGTGCTGACCATGCCCGAGACGATGAGCGTCGAGCGGCGCAAGCTGTTGCGGGCCCTCGGCGCCGAACTCATCTTGACCCCCGGCGCGGAAGGCATGCCGGGCGCCATCGCCAAGGCCGAAGAGCTGGCCAAGACCGACCAGCGGTATTTCGTGCCGCAGCAATTCGAGAACCCAGCCAACCCGGCCATCCACCGCAGGACCACCGCCGAAGAGGTGTGGCGCGACACGGACGGCAAGATCGATTTCTTCGTCGCGGGCGTCGGCACCGGTGGGACCATTACCGGTGTCGCGCAGGTCATCAAGGAACGCAAGCCTTCGGTGCGGTTCGTCGCCGTGGAGCCGGCGGCATCGCCGGTGCTGTCCGGCGGGGAGAAGGGCCCGCACCCCATCCAGGGCATCGGCGCCGGGTTCGTCCCCCCGGTGCTTGACCTCGATCTGGTCGACGAAATCATCCCCGTCGGCAACGAAGATGCCATCAACTACTCCCGGCGGCTGGCCCGCGAAGAGGGGCTGCTGGCGGGCATCTCGTCGGGCGCGGCCGTTGTTGCCGCCCTGCAGGTGGCGCGCCGCCCGGAAAACGCCGGAAAGCTCATCGTGGTCGTGCTCCCCGACTTCGGCGAGCGGTACCTGAGCACGCCGCTGTTCGCGGACGTGGCCGACTAG
- the cysE gene encoding serine O-acetyltransferase, whose protein sequence is MLAAIRQDIQAVKDSDPARPSTLQVIVAYPGVHAIWGHRISHWLWSRGAKVAARGLAELTRILTGVEIHPGATLGTGLFIDHATGVVIGETAEVGDDVTIFHGVTLGGTSSDPGKRHPTIGDRVIIGAGAKILGPIKIGDDSRIGANSVVVKEVPSGAVVVGVPGQIISRAKPGSPDDSLMPDLVGVSLQQLLTRVATLEAQSTNHQQSGRNIRPPEAGVWHGEDFSI, encoded by the coding sequence ATGCTGGCGGCGATACGGCAGGACATCCAGGCGGTCAAGGACAGTGATCCAGCCCGGCCGTCCACACTGCAGGTCATCGTCGCCTACCCCGGCGTGCACGCCATTTGGGGACATCGCATCAGCCACTGGCTGTGGAGCCGCGGCGCCAAGGTCGCCGCGCGCGGCCTGGCGGAACTCACCCGCATTCTGACCGGGGTGGAAATCCACCCCGGGGCAACCCTCGGCACCGGTTTGTTCATCGACCACGCCACCGGCGTGGTGATCGGCGAAACCGCGGAGGTGGGCGACGACGTCACGATCTTTCACGGGGTGACTCTCGGCGGCACCAGCTCCGATCCCGGAAAACGCCACCCCACCATCGGCGATCGCGTGATCATCGGCGCCGGCGCAAAGATATTGGGGCCCATCAAAATTGGCGACGACAGCCGGATCGGCGCCAACTCCGTCGTGGTCAAGGAAGTGCCGTCCGGCGCCGTCGTCGTCGGGGTGCCGGGGCAGATCATCAGCCGGGCCAAACCCGGCAGTCCGGACGACTCGCTGATGCCCGACCTCGTCGGTGTCAGCCTGCAGCAGCTGCTTACCCGGGTGGCCACACTCGAAGCGCAGTCCACCAACCACCAACAGAGCGGCCGCAACATCCGCCCGCCAGAGGCCGGGGTGTGGCACGGCGAGGACTTCTCGATCTGA
- a CDS encoding ANTAR domain-containing protein has protein sequence MTETLASQPHLSPGRKPDIRALDTAIGILVGWRRYSAHAAFRELISVSERHRVPVFALAGALVSLASREDDVQGDIAAQLAAEREWGLTYLL, from the coding sequence ATGACTGAAACCCTCGCGAGTCAGCCACACCTCAGCCCAGGACGCAAACCGGACATCCGGGCCCTGGACACCGCAATCGGCATCCTCGTCGGCTGGCGCCGGTACAGCGCGCACGCCGCCTTTCGGGAACTGATCTCGGTCAGCGAGCGGCACCGTGTCCCCGTCTTTGCCCTGGCCGGCGCCCTGGTCAGCCTCGCCAGCCGGGAGGACGACGTCCAGGGCGACATCGCCGCCCAACTCGCCGCCGAACGTGAGTGGGGCCTGACCTACCTGCTGTGA
- the mtnC gene encoding acireductone synthase: MIAAVVIDIEGTTSPTSSVRDGLYGYTRQHLPRWLAENRGGAADSVISDTRKLAKRPDADAAEVTEILCEWLTSDVKAEPLKLAQGLVCAEGFRNGALQGEFFDDVRPALLSWHMAGRGLHVFSSGSVRNQQDWFAHARGGELASVISGWFDLALVGAKRESASYLRIAHAIGLPAKDILFLSDDPDELDAAVAAGWSVLGVARAGEPNSPRPPHRWIDSFAQVELHSR, encoded by the coding sequence GTGATCGCCGCCGTCGTCATCGACATCGAGGGCACCACCAGCCCGACGAGTTCGGTGCGCGATGGCCTGTATGGCTACACCCGGCAGCACCTTCCGCGGTGGCTCGCCGAGAACCGCGGCGGTGCAGCCGATTCGGTCATCAGCGACACTCGCAAACTTGCGAAACGACCCGATGCCGACGCCGCCGAGGTCACCGAAATCCTCTGCGAATGGCTGACTTCCGATGTCAAGGCAGAACCGCTCAAGTTGGCCCAGGGCTTGGTCTGTGCCGAAGGTTTCCGCAACGGAGCGCTGCAAGGTGAATTCTTCGACGACGTCCGGCCCGCGTTGCTGTCCTGGCACATGGCCGGCCGTGGGCTGCATGTCTTCTCGTCGGGTTCGGTGCGCAACCAACAGGATTGGTTTGCCCATGCCCGCGGCGGAGAACTTGCCTCCGTGATCAGCGGCTGGTTCGATCTGGCCTTGGTAGGGGCCAAGCGGGAGAGCGCGTCCTACCTGAGGATCGCGCACGCGATTGGCCTACCCGCCAAGGACATCCTGTTCCTGTCCGACGACCCCGACGAACTCGACGCCGCGGTCGCGGCCGGCTGGTCGGTGCTGGGGGTGGCCCGGGCCGGAGAGCCCAATTCCCCGCGACCACCGCATCGTTGGATCGACTCGTTTGCACAGGTCGAGCTTCACAGCAGGTAG
- a CDS encoding 1,2-dihydroxy-3-keto-5-methylthiopentene dioxygenase → MTLVQVMADSDAADIRVRTDDAGLIAVELAKRGIVFDRWPTLPGVGAQTSTAEIMAHYRDHVAELNLTGRYQHIDIARLQPAPGDPEWLDTARAAREKFRSEHRHAEDEVRFFVAGRGCFYLHLEPEVVAVLCNGGDLLSVPAGTRHWFDMGARPDFVAIRFFEEQDGWIGDFTGDPIGEHFPTLDQLTA, encoded by the coding sequence ATGACGCTGGTCCAGGTCATGGCCGACAGTGACGCCGCCGACATACGAGTACGCACCGACGACGCGGGGCTGATCGCGGTGGAATTGGCCAAGCGCGGTATCGTGTTCGACCGCTGGCCTACCCTCCCCGGCGTCGGGGCGCAAACCTCGACGGCCGAGATCATGGCACACTATCGCGACCACGTTGCGGAACTCAATCTTACGGGCCGCTACCAACACATCGACATCGCGCGGCTGCAGCCCGCTCCCGGCGATCCGGAATGGCTCGACACTGCGAGGGCCGCCCGCGAGAAATTTCGCTCCGAGCATCGGCATGCCGAGGACGAAGTGCGATTCTTCGTCGCCGGGCGAGGTTGTTTCTATCTGCACCTGGAGCCGGAAGTCGTTGCGGTGCTGTGCAATGGGGGCGACCTGCTCTCGGTCCCGGCGGGCACCCGGCATTGGTTCGACATGGGGGCGCGACCCGATTTCGTCGCGATCCGCTTCTTCGAAGAGCAGGACGGTTGGATCGGCGATTTCACCGGCGATCCGATCGGCGAACATTTCCCGACGCTTGACCAGCTGACAGCGTGA